One genomic window of Camelina sativa cultivar DH55 chromosome 5, Cs, whole genome shotgun sequence includes the following:
- the LOC104787283 gene encoding ammonium transporter 1 member 2, with amino-acid sequence MDTATTSCSSIDLAALLSSSSNSTSSLAAAAFLCSQISNISNKLSDTTYAVDNTYLLFSAYLAFAMQLGFAMLCAGSVRAKNTMNIMLTNVLDAAAGAISYYLFGFAFAFGTPSNGFIGRHHSFFALSSYPENSGSDFSFFLYQWAFAIAAAGITSGSIAERTQFVAYLIYSTFLTGFVYPTVSHWFWSTDGWASASRSDNNLLFGSGAIDFAGSGVVHMVGGIAGLWGALVEGPRIGRFDRSGRSVALRGHSASLVVLGTFLLWFGWYGFNPGSFLTILKGYDKSRPYYGQWSAVGRTAVTTTLSGCTSALTTLFSRRLLAGHWNVIDVCNGLLGGFAAITSGCAVVEPWAAIVCGFVASWVLIGFNLLAKKYKYDDPLEAAQLHGGCGGWGLVFTGLFATKRYVNEVYIGDRPYGLLMGGGGKLLAAQIVQIIVIVGWVTVTMGPLFYGLHKMNLLRISAEDEMAGMDMTRHGGFAYAYNDEDDVSTKPWGHLAGKVEPTSRSSTPTPTLTV; translated from the coding sequence ATGGACACCGCAACCACCTCATGCTCCTCCATTGATCTCGCTGCTCTCCTATCGTCTTCTTCTAACTCAACTTCTTCCCTCGCTGCAGCAGCCTTTCTATGCTCCCAAATTTCCAATATCTCCAACAAACTCTCCGACACAACTTATGCCGTGGACAACACGTATCTCCTCTTCTCCGCCTACCTCGCCTTTGCTATGCAGCTCGGTTTCGCCATGCTTTGTGCTGGCTCAGTCCGAGCCAAGAACACTATGAACATCATGCTTACTAATGTTCTTGACGCAGCCGCTGGAGCCATCTCTTACTACCTCTTCGGATTCGCATTTGCCTTTGGTACACCTTCCAACGGCTTTATCGGCCGCCATCATAGCTTCTTTGCCTTAAGCTCTTACCCTGAAAACTCCGGCTCCGACTTCAGCTTTTTCCTTTACCAATGGGCATTTGCCATAGCCGCAGCCGGAATCACCAGTGGCTCCATTGCCGAGCGAACACAATTCGTTGCTTACCTTATCTACTCTACTTTCTTGACCGGTTTCGTTTACCCAACTGTCTCGCACTGGTTCTGGTCGACGGATGGTTGGGCTAGCGCATCCCGGTCCGACAACAATCTCTTGTTTGGCTCAGGTGCTATAGATTTCGCAGGTTCAGGAGTTGTTCACATGGTAGGTGGAATTGCCGGTCTATGGGGTGCGTTAGTTGAAGGACCACGAATAGGTCGATTTGACCGGTCAGGCCGGTCAGTAGCTTTACGCGGTCACAGTGCATCTCTTGTCGTTCTTGGTACCTTCTTGTTGTGGTTCGGATGGTATGGGTTTAACCCTGGTTCCTTTTTAACCATACTAAAAGGCTACGACAAATCTCGGCCATATTATGGTCAGTGGAGCGCTGTCGGTCGTACTGCGGTCACCACAACGCTTTCTGGATGTACATCAGCGTTGACCACTCTATTCAGTAGACGACTCTTAGCAGGCCATTGGAATGTCATTGACGTGTGCAATGGCCTTCTAGGCGGATTCGCAGCTATAACCTCCGGATGCGCCGTGGTGGAGCCATGGGCTGCTATAGTATGTGGCTTCGTAGCATCATGGGTTTTGATCGGATTTAACTTGCTTGCTAAGAAATACAAATACGATGACCCACTTGAGGCCGCTCAGCTCCACGGGGGATGCGGAGGATGGGGATTGGTTTTCACTGGGCTTTTCGCTACGAAAAGATACGTCAACGAGGTGTACATCGGTGATAGGCCTTACGGACTGTTGATGGGCGGGGGAGGAAAACTGCTTGCCGCACAGATCGTTCAGATCATTGTGATCGTTGGGTGGGTGACGGTAACGATGGGACCCTTGTTTTATGGGTTACATAAGATGAACCTTTTGAGGATATCAGCAGAGGATGAAATGGCTGGAATGGACATGACACGTCATGGAGGATTTGCGTACGCGTACAATGACGAGGACGACGTATCGACCAAACCTTGGGGCCATCTGGCTGGAAAAGTGGAGCCTACTAGCCGGAGCTCGACTCCTACACCAACCTTGACTGTTTGA